ACGCCACGATGGCAAAACGACGCTGCACGACGTGGTGATCATTCTCTATGGCCGGACAGTGGACGAACAGCACAAGGAACGAACGGACCGCATTTATGGCAACGAGTTCGAATACGATCAGCCAAACGGCGTCATCCGTGCCGTCGGCGAGGTGCATATCGACCTTCAGGCTCCCGGTGCGACCGACCCGCATGCAGCGGTGGCTGCTGCGCGCCGTGCAGGCTCCCAGGACGAATCGCAGGAGCACGATGTAATCCACGTTCGCACCAGCGGCCTGGTCTTTCTGCAGAAGCTGGGCGTAGCGGCGACGGACGAGCCGCTCGATTTCCACGCTAACGGAGTGGACGGCGACGCGCGAGGCGCAGACTACGACTCGGATACGGGCGTCCTGATTCTTCGCAAAGACGTGAAGCTGCGGTCTACCCGGCCCGGCAGCGAGTCGGCAACGGTCTTCGCCAACCGCGCAGAGCTCGACCGCCTGCAACACAAGGCCGTTTTCAACGTCGCGCACTTCCAATCGCCGGAGCGCAACCTGACAGCGGACAATGTCTTCCTTGATCTTCGCGACAACGGATCGCCGCAGCACGCCCGCGCGGAAGGCCACGTCGTGATGATCGGCCAGGATGGCAGCCGCGTTGAGACGCCGCATGCGGAGACCAATCTGTCGGAGAACAACCAGCCTCAGTTCCTGAAGATGATAGACGGTGTGCGCTACACCAGCGAAACCGCCGCCAGCGAATCGCGTGCGGTACAGGTGAAATTCAACAAGTTTGGCCGCGCGGAGACCGCGGACCTCTCCGGCAGCGTGCGGGGAAATGAGACGTCTGTAGTCGAAAAGCGCAGTGTCTCCGCGGACCACGTCAACCTGCACTTCTCCTCGGTGGGCAAGGGACCAGCCTCTTTGCGTGAGATCAAAGCCACGGGAGCTGCCCAGGTTACGACGACACCGCTCGCGACCCCGAAGGGAAGCGGCCCGGCTTCCACTGTGCTCTCCGCGGACACTCTGGTCGCCGATTTGGACGGGGAAGGGAAACTCGCCCACATTACACATCTCACCGGAGAGGGCCACACGGCGATGGAGCAAACGCTCGCCGATGGAGGACTGAGAAAGAGCACGTCGGACCACCTCGACGCGCATCTGAGTGCACCGTCGAAGGTCTTGCCTGCGAACGCAGGCCCGAAGAAGCCCGCAAAGCAGGAGATCCCTCTCGAATCGGCTGTGCAGACGGGGAACGTTGTCATCCTCGATCGCCAGATGCCTGCCCCCGCAAAGAAGCCGAAATCCTCCTCCGCTGCGACCGCCGCTACGGAGAGTCACGCCACCGCCGCGCGTGCCGAATTCGACGGACCTACCGACCGCGTCGTTCTGACCGGATCTCCGCGCATCGACAGCGGCGGCACGAACATCGTGGCGGACCGCATCGGCCTCAATCGCTCCACCGGCGACGCCGACGCCACCGGGAACGTCAAGGGAAGCTACGCCTCCGAGCCAGGACGCGATCCTATGCACGTACTGGCGGCCAGCGCAGAGTTCCATCACGCGGCCTCTTCCGCCAGCTTCTTCGGAGTCAACGGCGGCAACGCCCGTCTGTGGCAGGGATCGTCCATGGTGGAAGCCCCCGTGATCGATCTCGACCAGAAGACGCAGACGTTGCACGCGCACACCGACCACATCGACGCGAAAAACACGGTCCACACCTCGCTCCTCAACCAAGTGAGCAGCGGCCCCCCCAAAGCCTCCGCCACAGTAAAACCAAGGCCCGCCAACGGAGGCGTCACCCGGATCGTGGCCTCCGATCTCCTCTACCGTGGTGATTTGCCTCAGCCCACCGCCGTTTTCAGCGGCGGTGCCCGTGTCCAGAACGGCGATGGCATCATCGTGTCGGACGTCGTGACGGCGACGATGAAGCCCGCAGCCGACAAGACAACTCCGCAAGCCGGTGCCATGATGGCAGGAGCGGTTGACCATATCGTGGCTGAAGGGGCGGTTCATCTTCAGCAGACGGGACGCTCGGGAACGGGCTCGCGGCTCACTTATGATGTGGCTGAGGGAGACTATGTTCTCTCCGGCACGCCCGATGCACCGCCCCACGTTACCGACGCGCAACACGGCCAGGTCACAGGTGCTTCGTTGCTCTTCCACGCTGGCGATGATAGCGTCGTAATCGTTGCGGCTCCCGGAAAACGGGTCCGGGCAGAGACGCGCGTCAAGCGTTGACAGGCGATTCACCAGATTGATGAAGAGGCTTTCTACCGAAGAAATTACGAAGACCTATGGCGGACGCCAGGTGGTCCGGGGCGTAAGCCTGCACATCGAACAGGGCGAGGTCGTCGGCCTTCTCGGCCCCAATGGCGCCGGGAAAACCACCAGTTTCTACATGATCGTCGGCCTGGTGAAGCCCGACCTCGGTCGCATCCTGATCGATACGGACGATATCTCACGGCTTCCCATGTACCTCCGCGCGCGCAATCACGGCATCAGTTACCTGCCGCAGGAACCTTCGGTCTTCCGCAAACTGACCGTCGAAGAAAACATTCTTGCCGTCCTTGAAACCCAGCAGATCCCCTGGGAGGCCCGCAAGGTCCGCACCGAACGGCTCATCGAACAGCTCAACCTCGGGCACATCCGCAAAACCCGCGGCTACGCTCTCTCCGGTGGCGAACGCCGCCGCGTCGAAATCGCGCGCTGCTTGGCCATTGAGCCCTCTTTCATTCTGCTGGACGAGCCCTTCTCGGGCATCGACCCTATCGCCATCCTGGACCTGCAGCAGATTATCTTCTCGCTCAAGGCGAACGGAATCGGTGTGCTGATCACAGACCACAATGTGCGCGAAACGCTTAACGTCACCGACCGCGCGTACATCATCAACGAGGGGCGGATCTTCCGTCATGGAAGTCCCGGCGAACTTGGCCGCGATCCTGAGGTCAAGCGTCTCTATCTCGGTGAAAACTTTTCTCTCTAGTCCTGATTCCGGAATTCACGGTACTTCAGTAAACCCTTATATTTTGTTCAGCTTGCAAACAGGCGCCAGAGCTCGCATGGGGCATGTAGACTACGCTCATGTGCGTTGGCTATCTACGTGCATGAGAGGAACCCGCTGAGCTTGAATCTCCGGCCCAAAATGAACCTTAAGGTTTCGCAGCGCCAGGTCCTTACCCCTGGGCTGGTGCAGATGGTCAGCGTCCTCGCGCTGAACAAGCTGGAACTTAAGGAGATGATCAACGCCGAAATCGTTGAGAATCCGGTGCTTGAAGAGATCGAAGAGAGCTCGCATACTCTCGACGAGATCTCCGGCCGTGAAGGGGACCGTGAGCGCTCCGCGGAAGAAGTCGCGCAGCAGAAGACCGAGACGGAAAAAGATCCCTTCGACGAGATCGACTTCGGCAGTTATTTTCAGGACTATCTCGACCCCGGATTTCGTGCAACCTCGTCCAATTTTGAAGAGTTCGATAAACCTTCGTTTGAAAACTTTCTATCGACCCCCACCACGCTGAGCGACCATCTCCTCTGGCAGGTAGGTTCACTCACGCTGGCGCCGGATCTTCGCGAGGCAGTGGAGTCGATCCTGGGCAACCTGGACGACAACGGCTACCTCACCGCCGCGGACGACGAGATCTTCTCGCCCGAGACCGCCACCGAGCTGCGGCAGATGGCGCTCGCCGTCGTGCATCAGCTCGATCCGCTGGGCGTGGGCGCTCGCGATCTGCGCGAATGCCTTCTGCTGCAGGCACGTGCGGCCAACAAGCAGCTATGCGATGCGTTGGAAGATTTCGGAGCGACGCCGGAGATCGACCCTGAAGACGATCCGGATCTTGAAGTCGATACGCTGCGTGCTCGCCTTCGCATCGTCGACACAGCGATTGCAATCGTCCAGAACCACATCGCCCTTCTCGAAAATCGAGACACACGCGAGATCGTTCGCCTCCTGCGCTCGCAGCACGAGATCGTCGAGCAGGCCATCGCCTTTATCCGCACGCTCGACCCTCGTCCCGGCCAGCGATATAACCAGTTCGAGACCCGACTGATCGAACCCGATGTTGCTTTCGTAAAACGTGGCGAAGAGTACGTCGTCGTGATGAACGAAGAGGACCTTCCCGCGCTTCGTCTGAACGCCGGATACCGTCGCATGCTGCGTACCAAGACGACGGAAAAAGATGTGCGCGACTACGTCAAGGAGCGCTACCGCTCCGCCATCCAGCTTCTCCGCAACATCGAGCAGCGCAAGAACACGATCGTCCGCACCTGCGATGTCATCGTGCGTCGGCAGCAGGAATTTCTGGAGCGTGGCGTCGACGGTCTTCGTCCCATGATGATCAAAGAGGTCGCGGAAGAGATCGGCGTGCATCCCTCGACCGTCAGCCGCGCCGTGGCCAATAAATACGTCCATACTGCACAGGGCGTGTACGAACTTCGCTTTTTCTTCAGCGAAGGCGTCAATGGTCCCGAAGGTGGCGACCTGCCGTTGCTCCTTCTGAAAAAGAAGGTGAAAAAGCTAATTGAAGAGGAAGATCCCCGCAAGCCCTTGACGGACGATCATCTGACGGCAGAGCTCAATCGGCAGGGAATTCGCGTGACTCGCCGCACCGTTGCGAAGTATCGCGAAGATATGCAGATCCCCAGCACACATCGAAGACGCAAACGGGACTAAGATGGCATATCTGACCTGCCACCCATCTCCGGCAGGCCGCATCCTACTGACTTAAACCCGGGCCGAAACAACGGTCCCGAAAGAAAGAGGTCGCAATGCAGATTGAATTCACTGGCAGACAGTTCACCATCTACCCGAAACTTCGTACCCAGGCGCAGGCCGGTTTGGATCGAATTGAAACAATTATCGGAAGCAACTGTACCGCGCACGTGATCCTGAGCGAAGACAAGTTCAGAAAGATCGCCGAAGTGAATCTTCAGTGCAAGCAGCATTCAGATTTCACGGCAAGCTGTGAGGCGAAGGAGATGGAGCAGGCCTTGCATGACGCCCTCGACAAGGTGGAGAAACAGGTGACCAAGGTCAGCAAGAAAGCCACGACCCTGCGCCGTCATCCGGTACAGAACGCGGAAGGTTCTGTACGTCTGCAGACCGGCGACGTCCTGGCAGAGTTCGCGTAGTCTGCTGCCACGCGGTAGTGCTAGCATCTCCGCATGGCGAAGAAAGCCGCGAAAAGCGTAAAGAAGACCGACAACAAGAGCGCCGTGGCCCCGAAGAAAATCTCCGGAGCGCGGCGCTCTTCGTTATCGAGGCCAAACTCCAGTTCAAAATCCAGCCCCAAATCGAGTCGCAAAACTCCACCGCCGATTCTCGACCAACCACGCGAGCTCGTTGTCCTCACCGGCATCTCCGGCGCAGGCAAGCTCTCTGCACTGAAGGCCTTTGAAGATCTCGGTTTCTATTCCGTCGACAATCTTCCCCTCGAACTCATCCCACGCTTTGCCGACCTCGTGCATGGCTCCAGGGAGATTCGCCGCGCGGCCATCGGCGTCGACATTCGCGAAGGCCTCATCGAGCGCTTTCCCGCCATCCTGAAGCAGGTGCGCAAGGTCCTCCCTACGACGGTCGTCTATTTGGAAGCTTCGGATGATGTGCTCGTTCGCCGCTATTCGGAGACGCGTCGCCCGCATCCATTGGGCCGCGGGGAAACAGTCATCCGTTCCATCCGCTCCGAGCGGAAGCGGCTCGATCCCGTCCGCAACGTGGCCGATGTTCTGATCGATACCGGAAAATTCAACGTCCACGAACTGCGCGCGCATATCAATCAGCAGTTCGAACGCGGCGACCATGATCGCGGCCTGCTGATCTCCACCACGAGCTTCGGTTTCAAAAACGGCGTTCCCACGGACTCCGACCTCGTCTTCGACGTGCGCTTTCTTCCCAACCCTCACTTCATCCCGGAGTTCCGCCCGCTCACCGGACAGGATCCTCGCGTGGCCGAATACGTCATGAGTTTTCCTCAAACGAAAGAGTTTTTGGAACGCGTCGAACAGCTTCTGCTTTTTCTCCTGCCGCACTACGTGAAGGAAGGGAAGAGCTATCTCACCGTCGCCTTCGGTTGCACCGGAGGGCAGCACCGTTCGGTGGCCATTGCGGAAGAGATGAAAAAACGCCTCGCCGCTCACGACTACCGGGCCAATATCTCGCATCGCGATATGCCCCGTCTGGAAGGCGCAAAGAAAGCGTAGCCCCGCGCAAACCGTTAGAATGAACCTTGTGCCGATCTGCCAAGAGAACGAGTTAGCGCGATGAGACGCATCCTGCGCCTGCTCTCCTATCTCCGCCCCTACCTGCTTTTTTCGCTGCTCTCCGTCGTGCTCATGGCGGTCGTGGGCGCGCTGGCGGCATTCCGCATTCTTCTCGTCAAACCCATTTTTGAGAATGTGCTCTCCTCGGACGCTTCCCCCGACCGCGTTCTTGTTTACAACGTTCCGCGGACACACTGGCACATCGATCTGCAGTACTTCATCCCGCACCACTTTCATAACGCATGGAATGTCGTAGCCTTCGCGCTGGTAGTTTCGGCCGTAGTGAAATCCCTCTGCGACTACGCCGGAACGTATCTGGTGAACTACGCCGGATTCGGCATGATCACGGACCTTCGCAACGACCTTTACAACGCGGTCCTGCGTCGGTCGGTTTCTTTCTTCCAGAAGAACAGCACTGGTTCGCTGCTCTCCACGCTCATCAACGACATCGAGCGCGTCCAGGTGGCGATGTCGAGTGTGTTGAGTGAGTTTCTTCAGCAGATCTTCACCTTTATCTTCACGGTCACGGTCGCGATTATCGTCGGCGGACGTATGGCGTGGCTGCTTCTGCTCTTTGTGCCGATCATCATCTCTTCCGCTCGGCGCATTGGCCGCCGCGTTCGCCAGACGACGCGCAGCGGTCAGGATAAGCTTGCGGAGATCCAGAACATCCTGCATGAAACCATCACGGGCAATCGCATCGTGAAGGCCTTCGGCATGGAGCGCTGGGAGATGACCCGCTTCCGCACCGCAGCGCGACGCCTCTTCCGCGCCAACCTCAAATCGGTCAGCGTGCAGGCTATCTCGTCTCCGCTGATGGATGCCATCGGTGCCATCGCCATCGCTCTGTTGCTGTGGATCGGACGTCGACTGATCGTTGCGCACGAACTGTCGGCTGGTTCGTTCATCACGTTTCTCATCGCCGTCTTTACGCTCTACGATCCGGTGCGCAAGTTTGCGCTCTTCTACAACAGCTTCCAACAGGCCCTCGGAGCCAGCGAAGATATCTTCAAGTTCCTCGACGCGCAGGACGAAGTGCCGGAGAAGAAGAACGCTCACGTCCTCAAAGAGTTCAAAGACACCATCGTCTTCGACAACGTCGGTTTCAGCTATCAGGAAGACGATGATGCGGAAGAAAAGCTGGTTCTCTCGGAGATCGATCTTGTCGTTCCGCGCGGTGAAGTGCTCGCCCTCGTCGGCCCTAGCGGTGCAGGCAAGTCCACGCTGGTCAAACTCATCCCGCGCTTCTTCGATGTCACGGCTGGACGCATCACCTTCGATGGGCACGACATTCGCGATCTCACCATCGACAGCGTGCGCAAGCTGATCGGCAAGGTCACGCAGGACACCGTCCTCTTCAACGACACCGTGCGTAACAACATCGCCTACGGCCAGCCCGACGTTCCGCTAGAACGTGTGCAGCATGCTGCAAAGATCGCCCTTGCGCATGACTTCATCGAGAACCTCCCCAACGGCTACGACACCGTAATCGGCGAAAAGGGCTTTCGTCTCTCCGGTGGAGAGCGCCAGCGTCTGGCCATCGCCCGCGCGGTGCTCAAGAACGCACCGATTCTGGTCCTCGACGAAGCGACCTCGGCACTCGATACCGAAAGCGAATCACTGGTACAGGCCGCCCTCTCCAACCTGATGGAGGGCCGCACGGTCTTCGTGGTGGCGCATCGCCTGGCGACGGTTCGCCGGGCCAATCGGATCGCCGTGATTGAAAAAGGAAAGATCGTAGAGCTCGGTTCACACGCTGAGCTGATCGCCGCCGGTGGACTCTATCGTCGTCTCTACGAGATGCAGTTTGTGGATGAACCCCGTGCCGCAGAAGTACAAGAACCAATCCCGGAAGGAATCGCATGACTCTCGCAGTTCGTTCCATGACCGGCTTCGCTACGGCAACCGGCAGCGTGTCGGAACAACTTGGATTTTCCATCTCCGCCAAGAGTGTCAATCACCGCTTTCTCGATCCGCACTTGCGTCTGCCCTCCGGCTGCGACGCGCTGGAGATGGATCTTCGCCGCGCGCTGAAGGAATATGTCCGTCGCGGTCACGTCGAGATCACCGTGCAGCTCGACCGCTCCTCCCGGACGAACGTGCAGGTGAATATGCCCGTTGTTCGCGCGCACTACGAGGCCTTTCAGACCGCCGCAAGCGAACTGCGCCTGAATGTCTCTCCTGACCTCAACGCGATCCTTCGTGTTCCCGGCGCGCTCTCCGCGGACGCGCCCACGGGCTCCGAAGACATGGCCGCCCTTCAATCCGCCGTCATGGCGCTTGTTCCGCAGCTTCTCGAAGATCTCAACCGGATGCGCGAGCACGAAGGTGCAGCCCTCGTCGCCGAGCTGCGCGCCGAGATGGGCCGCATTCGCGACGCCGTAACAGAAGTCCGCAGCCTTCGTGCTGAGACAGCACCGCAGATGGCCGAGGTCCTCCGCGAACGCCTCCGCGCCTTGCTCGCAGACACGCCCATCAACGAGGACCGCGTCCTCACCGAAGCCGCTCTACTCGCCGAACGCGGCGACGTCGACGAAGAGATGGTCCGCCTGGACGCGCACGTCGATCATTTTCTGCAGATGCTCGACGAGGGGGGAGAAGTAGGCAAACGGCTCGACTTTCTTCTGCAGGAGTTCAACCGTGAAGCCAACACCCTGCTCTCGAAAACCGGCGGTTCAGCACATAGCCTTCGCATCACCGAACACGCGCTCAACGTGAAATCCGAGATCGAACGGGCGCGCGAGCAGGTCCAGAACCTCGAATAGCTCGCGAGACCCGTATACACTCATACGTATTCCCTCATGGCCGGCATCCTTTTCATCATTTCGGCGCCCTCGGGCTCAGGCAAATCCACGCTGGTGTCGCAGCTTCGCTCTCTCGTGGAAGGGCTGGACTTCTCTGTCTCCTACACCACGCGCTCTCCGCGTGGGTCAGAGGAAGATGGGCGCGAGTATCACTTCACCACGCGCGAAATCTTCGAAGGCATGATGGAAGCGGATGAGTTTCTGGAGCACGCCAGCGTCTTCGGCAACTACTACGGCACCGCGCGTTCGGCACTCGCACTCGCCGCGGAACACGGCCGCGACCTTCTGTTGGATATCGACGTGCAGGGTGCAATGCAGGTGATGGGACGCGTTCCCGAAGCCGTGTCGATCTTCATCATGCCGCCTTCTCCTCAGGTGCTGGAGCAGCGTCTGCGCAATCGCTCCGCCGCCGAACACATGACGGACGAAGAGGTGATCCAGCGCCGCCTGGCACAGGCCGCCAGCGAACTCAAATACATCGCGGAGTACGACTACGCCATCGTGAACGATGTGCTCGATGTAGCCGTCGCTGAGTTGAAGGCGATCGTGCTCACGGAGCGCGATGTACTTGACGATGACCTTCCCCTCCTGGCGGCATCCTGTCGCACCTCGGGCGCTTCCATCCGGCTCACGCAGGCGCTAGCCAGCTTCACCGGCGCCTAAGCCTGACGTCAGGCGTTGCCACCAGTCGAACCCATGCAGACCGTTCAATAATCGTCGAAAAAGTACTTTCCGCTTTGTTGTGCTTGGAGTAAATTCTTAAGCATTCGCACGACAATCTGAGCAGCTGAAGGGACACGCACATGACGACCCCGAAGGAATCTCTGCAGAATAAATACAGCCTCGTCAAGGGTGCTGCACGCCGTGCACGTCAGCTTCAGTCCGGAGCATCCCCTCTCATCGTTCCCCGTTCCATCAAGGCCTGCCGTGTGGCACAGGACGAGATCCGCTCCGGACACGTCAGTTTTGGCATTCCAGAGCCCAAGCATGTGGTGTTGCCGCTCACCGTCTAGAATGGCAGTAGCTGCATGACACGTGAGACCACAGAACGCCTGCGCGCATACGTTGATTACCTCCGCGACCTGGGCGTCTATGATCTCTATCGTCGTGGAGAACCGCGTCCCGAGTTCGCGAACCTGCTTGCACCTGCGCAGATGCCACGGCCTGTTGCGACCACACTGGCTGCTGCTCCAGCAAGACCGGCAGCGCCGCCCGTAAGGACTCCGGTCCCCGCCCCGGCGGCAGCGTCCACACTCTCGCCCTTTGCTGCTTCTCAGCAGAGGGCCAATGCTCCAGCGCCGTCTAAGCCAGCAACACCGCCGCCACCGCCTCTGGAACTCTCGCCAGCCTTCGCCCCACCTGATATGCCTCTGATCAGCTTCAACGCCCGCGCCGAACTTCCGCAGCATCGCGCCCTGCCTGACGATAAGGCTGCCACCCTGCAAAGTGTCCGCCATCATATTGGCGACTGCACCCGCTGTCCTCTCGCCTACGCTGGCCGTCGCAACATCGTCTTCGCGGACGGCAACCCCAACGCCCGCCTGATGTTTGTAGGTGAAGGCCCTGGCGCGGATGAGGATGCCAGCGGAGTTCCCTTCGTCGGCAAAGCCGGTCAACTTTTGAACAACATGATCAACGCGATGGGTCTCAAGCGCGAAGAGGTCTACATCGCCAACATCGTGAAGTGCCGCCCACCCGGCAACCGCAACCCTGAACCGGTCGAGGCCAATACCTGCTCCCAGTTCCTCGTGGACCAGATCGACATCGTGCAGCCGCAGATCATCGTCGCGCTCGGGGCCATCGCTGCAACCTATCTCCTTGGCGTCAAGAGGCCTCTCGTTGCCCTCCGTGGCCAGTGGCATGACGTACGGGGCTCCAAAACTGCTGTCACCTACCATCCCGCCTACCTTCTCCGTGATCCCAGCATGAAGGGTGAAGCCTGGAAAGATCTCCAGCGCGTCATGGTGGAGATGGGCCTGAAGAGCTAGCGGCACTAAACTGGAAGCTGTGTCTCTCTTCGCCGATGTCGCCCTTCCAGTGCCTCTGGACAAACCCTTCACCTATGCGGTGAACGGCGTGGTTCCCGTGGTCGGCGCGCGTGTCATCGTTCCCTTCAGCGGACAGCGCCTCATGGGCGTCGTCGTCCGTCTCCATAACATCGCACCCACGGACGGTTTCGAGATCAAGCCGATCCAGCAGGTGCTCGACTCGGAAGCGCTTCTCGACCGCTATCTTCTGAAGCTAGCCGAGTGGATCGCGCAGTACTATGTTGCTCCGCTCGGAGAAGTCCTGCGCGGCATGCTTCCGCTCATGGCCGAGGTCAAACGCGACCTGCTCTATCGCATCACCGACCATGGCCGCAAAGTTCTTTATGAAGGCGCGGAGAAGGGCTCGTCGCGCCGCTCGAAACTTTCGCCAGAAGACCAGAACCGCGAGTACGCCATCCTCAACTACCTCGACAGTGGCGAACCCGCGAAGCCCTCCGCGATTCGTTCCGCGACGCAGGCAGGGAAGGCGCTCCTCGATGCCATGGCGCGCAAAAAATGGCTCTTACGCGAAGCCGTTGCGGACACACGCGACGCCCGTCGTCTCGAAAAGATCGCCGTGCTTGTGGAAGACACGCGCATGCCGAAGCTCAACGAGAATCAGCAGCTTATCCTCGCCGAACTCGCCGCCGCGGGCGGACGTATGCGCGTGCGAGATCTTCGCAACAGTGGAACTCTGCTCGAAAATAAGGTTCCCGAAAGCACCCTGGCCACGCTGGTCAAACGCAACCTCGTCCGCATCGATGAAGAGCCGGAGACCTTCTACCTCGGAGGCGTTCACGCCGAGGGCAAGAAGCACGCGCACGAACACGCCCTGAATGAGACGCAGACTGAGGCGTATGCCGCCATTGCCATTGCGCTGGATAAGGGTGGTTTCCAACCGCATCTCCTCTACGGCGTCACCGGCTCCGGAAAAACCGCTGTCTACTTCGCAGCAATGAAGCGCGCGCTCGAAGCCGGAAAATCGTCCCTCCTGCTCGTCCCCGAGATAGGCCTCACTCCCGCCATGGCCGCGCAGATGTTCGCCGCCTTTGGAGACGACGTCGCCCTTCTGCATTCGCAACTCACGCCCGATGAGCGTGCTGAACAGTGGCATCGCATCCGTCGTGGAGATGCCCGCATCGTCGTCGGCACACGCTCCGCCGTCTTCGCGCCTGTGGCGAACCTCGGCCTCATCGTCATCGACGAAGAGCACGACAGCAGCTACAAGCAGGAAGAAACGCCCCGCTATCATGGCCGCGACACGGCGGTCATGCGCGCCAAGCTTCTTGATATTCCAATCGTCCTCGGCTCGGCTACACCCTCGCTGGAAAGCTGGGCCAACGCACAGAAGGGCCGATACGCGCTCATCACCATGGCCGAGCGTGTCTCAAATCGCCCCCTGCCTGCAGTCGAACTCATCGATATGCGGGAAGAGTTCCGCAACACCGGCACCGATCAGATCTTCTCCCGCCAACT
This genomic stretch from Terriglobus saanensis SP1PR4 harbors:
- the lptB gene encoding LPS export ABC transporter ATP-binding protein, coding for MKRLSTEEITKTYGGRQVVRGVSLHIEQGEVVGLLGPNGAGKTTSFYMIVGLVKPDLGRILIDTDDISRLPMYLRARNHGISYLPQEPSVFRKLTVEENILAVLETQQIPWEARKVRTERLIEQLNLGHIRKTRGYALSGGERRRVEIARCLAIEPSFILLDEPFSGIDPIAILDLQQIIFSLKANGIGVLITDHNVRETLNVTDRAYIINEGRIFRHGSPGELGRDPEVKRLYLGENFSL
- a CDS encoding RNA polymerase factor sigma-54, which produces MNLKVSQRQVLTPGLVQMVSVLALNKLELKEMINAEIVENPVLEEIEESSHTLDEISGREGDRERSAEEVAQQKTETEKDPFDEIDFGSYFQDYLDPGFRATSSNFEEFDKPSFENFLSTPTTLSDHLLWQVGSLTLAPDLREAVESILGNLDDNGYLTAADDEIFSPETATELRQMALAVVHQLDPLGVGARDLRECLLLQARAANKQLCDALEDFGATPEIDPEDDPDLEVDTLRARLRIVDTAIAIVQNHIALLENRDTREIVRLLRSQHEIVEQAIAFIRTLDPRPGQRYNQFETRLIEPDVAFVKRGEEYVVVMNEEDLPALRLNAGYRRMLRTKTTEKDVRDYVKERYRSAIQLLRNIEQRKNTIVRTCDVIVRRQQEFLERGVDGLRPMMIKEVAEEIGVHPSTVSRAVANKYVHTAQGVYELRFFFSEGVNGPEGGDLPLLLLKKKVKKLIEEEDPRKPLTDDHLTAELNRQGIRVTRRTVAKYREDMQIPSTHRRRKRD
- a CDS encoding HPF/RaiA family ribosome-associated protein, producing the protein MQIEFTGRQFTIYPKLRTQAQAGLDRIETIIGSNCTAHVILSEDKFRKIAEVNLQCKQHSDFTASCEAKEMEQALHDALDKVEKQVTKVSKKATTLRRHPVQNAEGSVRLQTGDVLAEFA
- the rapZ gene encoding RNase adapter RapZ, whose product is MAKKAAKSVKKTDNKSAVAPKKISGARRSSLSRPNSSSKSSPKSSRKTPPPILDQPRELVVLTGISGAGKLSALKAFEDLGFYSVDNLPLELIPRFADLVHGSREIRRAAIGVDIREGLIERFPAILKQVRKVLPTTVVYLEASDDVLVRRYSETRRPHPLGRGETVIRSIRSERKRLDPVRNVADVLIDTGKFNVHELRAHINQQFERGDHDRGLLISTTSFGFKNGVPTDSDLVFDVRFLPNPHFIPEFRPLTGQDPRVAEYVMSFPQTKEFLERVEQLLLFLLPHYVKEGKSYLTVAFGCTGGQHRSVAIAEEMKKRLAAHDYRANISHRDMPRLEGAKKA
- a CDS encoding ABC transporter ATP-binding protein — translated: MRRILRLLSYLRPYLLFSLLSVVLMAVVGALAAFRILLVKPIFENVLSSDASPDRVLVYNVPRTHWHIDLQYFIPHHFHNAWNVVAFALVVSAVVKSLCDYAGTYLVNYAGFGMITDLRNDLYNAVLRRSVSFFQKNSTGSLLSTLINDIERVQVAMSSVLSEFLQQIFTFIFTVTVAIIVGGRMAWLLLLFVPIIISSARRIGRRVRQTTRSGQDKLAEIQNILHETITGNRIVKAFGMERWEMTRFRTAARRLFRANLKSVSVQAISSPLMDAIGAIAIALLLWIGRRLIVAHELSAGSFITFLIAVFTLYDPVRKFALFYNSFQQALGASEDIFKFLDAQDEVPEKKNAHVLKEFKDTIVFDNVGFSYQEDDDAEEKLVLSEIDLVVPRGEVLALVGPSGAGKSTLVKLIPRFFDVTAGRITFDGHDIRDLTIDSVRKLIGKVTQDTVLFNDTVRNNIAYGQPDVPLERVQHAAKIALAHDFIENLPNGYDTVIGEKGFRLSGGERQRLAIARAVLKNAPILVLDEATSALDTESESLVQAALSNLMEGRTVFVVAHRLATVRRANRIAVIEKGKIVELGSHAELIAAGGLYRRLYEMQFVDEPRAAEVQEPIPEGIA
- a CDS encoding YicC/YloC family endoribonuclease, with amino-acid sequence MTLAVRSMTGFATATGSVSEQLGFSISAKSVNHRFLDPHLRLPSGCDALEMDLRRALKEYVRRGHVEITVQLDRSSRTNVQVNMPVVRAHYEAFQTAASELRLNVSPDLNAILRVPGALSADAPTGSEDMAALQSAVMALVPQLLEDLNRMREHEGAALVAELRAEMGRIRDAVTEVRSLRAETAPQMAEVLRERLRALLADTPINEDRVLTEAALLAERGDVDEEMVRLDAHVDHFLQMLDEGGEVGKRLDFLLQEFNREANTLLSKTGGSAHSLRITEHALNVKSEIERAREQVQNLE
- the gmk gene encoding guanylate kinase, giving the protein MAGILFIISAPSGSGKSTLVSQLRSLVEGLDFSVSYTTRSPRGSEEDGREYHFTTREIFEGMMEADEFLEHASVFGNYYGTARSALALAAEHGRDLLLDIDVQGAMQVMGRVPEAVSIFIMPPSPQVLEQRLRNRSAAEHMTDEEVIQRRLAQAASELKYIAEYDYAIVNDVLDVAVAELKAIVLTERDVLDDDLPLLAASCRTSGASIRLTQALASFTGA
- the rpoZ gene encoding DNA-directed RNA polymerase subunit omega, with protein sequence MTTPKESLQNKYSLVKGAARRARQLQSGASPLIVPRSIKACRVAQDEIRSGHVSFGIPEPKHVVLPLTV
- a CDS encoding uracil-DNA glycosylase, yielding MTRETTERLRAYVDYLRDLGVYDLYRRGEPRPEFANLLAPAQMPRPVATTLAAAPARPAAPPVRTPVPAPAAASTLSPFAASQQRANAPAPSKPATPPPPPLELSPAFAPPDMPLISFNARAELPQHRALPDDKAATLQSVRHHIGDCTRCPLAYAGRRNIVFADGNPNARLMFVGEGPGADEDASGVPFVGKAGQLLNNMINAMGLKREEVYIANIVKCRPPGNRNPEPVEANTCSQFLVDQIDIVQPQIIVALGAIAATYLLGVKRPLVALRGQWHDVRGSKTAVTYHPAYLLRDPSMKGEAWKDLQRVMVEMGLKS